A DNA window from Setaria viridis chromosome 2, Setaria_viridis_v4.0, whole genome shotgun sequence contains the following coding sequences:
- the LOC117842430 gene encoding zinc finger BED domain-containing protein RICESLEEPER 1-like has protein sequence MEDLAGNANDLVEQDESTGSIPSPLFTGTKLNKRLRSKVWDDFIPTYVDGKVTRAECMHCHQVFSGTNGTSSLIRHLTNCIPATQKRPKMQEHTSFPFMQKVKIAAGSDLRQKKLSFLPSSQKKCTDTKVTAPEQELALPDIPTNTNRKNQDVDQNGSHEGPAAPEQKNHSLLGISTDNNRKNLSTKEIMLPKQMVIPVDTSQKHQEVDQDTSHEELIEMLAMHGHLPRMVEQDGFRKLVAWLNPKIKMPSHDDVMVYTSNLFQKEKSKLKEELIALCGRVCLSVYMWHYDPISPFLCLRVHYIDDEWEEQQKIIVFRAVDSSCAANELSDIILGAIEQWGLDGKIFCIILDDAFIDDSVASSVRANLQERNPLTAKRSLFVVRYATHLLDQVIQVGLDELGKIMEKLSKCSKHTKSLAPSAVQYPNCRYAPSSEDWRTARKICSILDDLHKHVDFALEYPTPAHFFNMAWDVKKDVNFKSYMCKDDDTFSKIQEKMQKKFKECWKVSFFHFCMPMVMDPECRLERIKSHIWLSDLDKNVRDCIHDVLDTFASLFNEYSDQVEDPSSTSGSKTSKGIVVDGDKLAEYYRYHQSQYSERPMAELDQYLQAPHLTTSEPAGLKRTAGKPSALRWWKGPCVLLWWKEHSLNYPTIARMARDVLALPCVSDWKVATRTATLAISESGSRQWVEELVCTQDWLTPAGTGEESTDDL, from the exons ATGGAAGATCTGGCTGGCAATGCCAATGACTTAGTTGAACAAGATGAGAGCACTGGCAGCATCCCCAGCCCATTGTTCACCGGTACAAAGCTGAACAAAAGGCTTCGGTCAAAGGTGTGGGATGACTTCATACCCACCTATGTCGATGGGAAGGTCACGCGGGCTGAATGCATGCACTGCCACCAGGTCTTCAGTGGAACCAATGGCACTAGCAGCCTGATACGGCACCTGACAAATTGCATCCCCGCGACTCAGAAGAGGCCAAAGATGCAGGAGCACACATCATTTCCATTTATGCAGAAGGTCAAAATAGCTGCTGGCTCTGATCTGAGACAGAAGAAGCTCTCATTCTTGCCATCCAGCCAAAAGAAATGCACAGACACAAAAGTTACAGCGCCTGAGCAGGAGCTTGCCTTGCCTGATATTCCCACGAACACGAATAGGAAGAATCAGGATGTTGATCAGAATGGGTCTCATGAAGGACCTGCAGCACCTGAGCAGAAGAATCATTCTTTGCTTGGTATTTCCACTGACAACAATAGGAAGAATCTATCTACAAAGGAAATCATGTTGCCTAAGCAGATGGTCATCCCTGTTGACACGAGTCAGAAGCATCAGGAGGTTGATCAGGATACTTCCCATGAAGAACTTATCGAGATGTTGGCCATGCATGGGCACCTACCAAGGATGGTGGAGCAAGACGGATTCAGGAAGCTAGTTGCTTGGTTGAATCCTAAAATCAAGATGCCATCCCACGATGATGTGATGGTGTACACTTCAAACTTGTTCCAGAAGGAAAAATCCAAGCTGAAGGAGGAGTTAATAGCCTTGTGCGGTCGTGTTTGCTTGAGTGTCTATATGTGGCACTATGATCCAATCTCACCATTCTTGTGCTTGAGAGTTCATTACATTGATGACGAATGGGAGGAGCAGCAAAAGATCATCGTATTCCGTGCTGTGGATTCGTCTTGTGCTGCAAATGAATTGAGTGATATCATATTGGGAGCTATTGAACAATGGGGCCTTGATGGCAAGATTTTCTGCATTATACTGGATGATGCGTTCATTGATGATTCAGTGGCTTCAAGTGTCAGGGCCAACCTTCAGGAACGGAATCCACTCACTGCAAAACGGAGCTTGTTTGTGGTTCGTTATGCAACTCATTTGCTCGATCAGGTTATTCAGGTTGGACTGGATGAACTTGGTAAAATCATGGAGAAGTTGTCAAAATGTTCCAAGCATACAAAGAGTCTCGCCCCTTCAGCGGTACAGTATCCCAACTGCAGATATGCACCATCATCAGAAGACTGGCGGACAGCAAGGAAGATTTGTTCGATATTGGACGATCTCCATAAACACGTGGACTTCGCTTTAGAGTATCCTACTCCAGCTCATTTCTTTAACATGGCGTGGGATGTGAAGAAGGATGTGAATTTTAAATCTTATATGTGCAAGGATGATGACACATTTTCTAAAATACAGGAGAAGATGCAAAAGAAGTTCAAGGAATGCTGGAAAGTCTCTTTCTTCCATTTCTGTATGCCTATGGTCATGGATCCTGAATGCCGCCTGGAGCGCATCAAGTCCCACATTTGGCTCTCTGATTTGGACAAAAATGTACGAGATTGTATTCATGATGTGCTTGATACATTTGCTAGCCTGTTCAATGAGTATTCAGATCAGGTGGAAGACCCTAGCAGCACTTCCGGGTCCAAAACTAGCAAGGGAATTGTTGTAGATGGAGATAAGCTGGCGGAGTATTATCGTTATCACCAATCTCAGTACAGCGAGAGACCAATGGCTGAACTTGATCAGTACCTACAAGCGCCACATCTCACTACAAGTGAGCCTGCAGGTTTAAAAAGAACAGCAGGTAAACCCAGTGCTCTCCGATGGTGGAAGGGACCCTGTGTTCTCCTTTGGTGGAAGGAACATAGCCTGAATTATCCTACTATTGCTCGGATGGCACGTGATGTGTTAGCACTACCGTGCGTTAGTGACTGGAAGGTTGCAACAAGGACTGCAACACTGGCAATATCAGAGTCTGGTAGTAGACAGTGGGTTGAAGAGCTTGTTTGTACTCAGGATTGGCTGACACCAGCTG GAACGGGCGAGGAGTCAACTGATGATCTCTAA
- the LOC117842629 gene encoding uncharacterized protein: MGNCQAAEAAAVIIQHPGGKVERLYWSTTAAEVMRNNPGHYVALVILRVAADKAAAATTGDAAAAATTGAGAGAGGGGGGGAKITRVKLLKPKDTLLLGQVYRLITAQEVTKALQARKNEKMQRCEAIRQQHEQLRRGDGGDHGSSDQDGKQEKDRHRGRGRHWRPALQSISEAASQSSSSVSEAATS, encoded by the exons ATGGGCAACTGccaggcggcggaggcagcggcggtcATCATCCAGCACCCCGGCGGGAAGGTGGAGCGCCTCTACtggtccaccaccgccgccgaggTCATGCGGAACAACCCGGGCCACTATGTCGCGCTCGTCATCCTCCGCGTTGCCGCTgacaaggccgccgccgccaccaccggggacgccgcggcggcggccaccaccggtgccggtgccggtgccggaggcggcggcgggggaggggccaAGATCACCAGGGTCAAGCTTCTCAAGCCCAAGGACACGCTTCTGCTCGGCCAGGTCTACCGCCTCATCACCGCGCAAG AGGTGACCaaggcgctgcaggcgaggaaGAACGAGAAGATGCAGCGGTGCGAGGCCATCAGGCAGCAGCACGAGCAGCtccggcgcggcgacgggggcgacCATGGCTCTTCCGACCAG GACGGGAAGCAGGAGAAGGACCGGCACCGGGGAAGAGGCCGGCACTGGCGGCCGGCGCTGCAGAGCATCTCCGAGGCCGCGAgccagagcagcagcagcgtctCTGAAGCCGCCACCAGCTGA